ATCGCCCGCTGAAGGATATCATCTTTGAAATTCACACTTGCAATCAGATCGCTATTTATCAAATGCTTTGCCACGTTTTTTTTATTTCCGTTATAATCGGATGCGATCATATTGTAGGATGCGGATTTTTCAAAAATTTTGCCGTACAGGTTTTTACTCATGTAGATATAGTTCTGCATATAGTTTTCCGCAACGTCAGAGACAATAAACGTATACGAATTGTTGTCGGCGTCTTTAACATTGATCTTTCCACCCTTCCCCACCTTGTAAACATCGGAAATCTTTTGGGAGATAATGACGCCGTTATCGTCTAATGCTGTTCTGGTTCTATTTACCGTGCTTTTAAGATTAAAATATTTATAAAATGTTTTTTCATTTTCCGGAACGACCAGATAAGTATCCAGCGATTTAATGTTGGATTCGCAGGTAAGGGCTGTTTGCTTTATCAAAGCGGGGTCTTTAATCTGTTCTTTTTCCAGTAGGCTTTCCAAATCCCCGTTTATATTTTTGACGTTATTTTTAAGCACGATTAAATCATCATACTTAAAAATTTCGCCATACTGTTTCTGGGCAATGCCGTTGATACTATCCTTTATGCCAAATCCGGCCAGTATCAATGCGGTGCAGCCTGCTATTCCGATGATGGTCATAAGTACTCTTTGCTTGTAACGGAATATATTGCGAATTGTAACCTTCCACGTAAAGGAAAGGCGCCTCCAGACGAAACCGACTTTTTCAAGCATGATGGATTGTCCGGTTTTGGGCGGAACCGGACGCATTAAAGCCGCAGGTTTTTGCTTTAATTCCCGATTGCAGAAGAGAACCGTTACAAAACTCATAAGTGCAACGGCAGCCGTTAAAATCACCAGCAGCTCCGCGATATTGTAACGGATGATAAGCGGCGGCAAAATATATTGGAAACAGGTATATATGATTTTTGGTATAATCGTACAACCTGCAAAAAATCCGGTTATTGTCCCTAAAACAGTGGCCGAAAGAACATAGAGGAGATATGTGGAAATAATACCTTTGTCATTAAAGCCAAGAGAAGTCAGCGTGCCAAGCTCGCTGCGCTCTTCCTCTATCATGCGGGCCATTGTATTCGATGTCATCAATATGACAATCAGAATGAAAAACAGGGGGATGATCCTGGCAACCGAGGTTACTGTATTCGTACCGGATTTTAGATCGCTGTAACCAGCTACGGCAGTATCCCTGTCCAAGATTATCCAGGAGGGTTTTTCGATAGTTGAAAGTTTTTCTCTGGCATCCTGAATCTTGACCTTCGCATCAGTCATTTTGGCATTGAAGGTTGCTAAATTTTTATTGTATTCGTTATAACCGCCGTTCAGTTTCTTATCATTTATCTCAAGTTCGTTTTTACCCTTGAAAATTTTATTTTTTGCATCGGCAATCTGCAAGTTGAATTCAGCGATCCCCTGGTTTAACTGTTTTTCACGGGTGTCCAGTGTATCAATGGATGATTGGAGTTTAAGCAGTCCTTCATACGAAGCGGAATACTGATCGATCTGCGCACTTAATTTCGCGTATTCCTGGCTATCGGCAGGGAGACTGCTCTGCTGCTTTTTCATATACTGGATAGCTGAATTCAGCTCATTTATTTTGGAACCCAACTCCTCTTTTGCAATACCGTTTTTTTGCAATTCAGCATCGATTTGATTTCGACCGTTTGCAATCTGAGATTGCGCGTCTTTAAATTTTGCATTTTGAATATCTATATTTTTCCGCAGCTTCGCTTCGCTTTGAACAAGCTGTGCCCTGGCATTGTTTAGTTTGGCCGCATTGGCATCCAGTTCTATTTTGGCATCGGTGGGTTTTTTCTCTCCCTTTGCCTTTTCGCCATTCAGCTTCGCTTCGTTACGGTTGATCTCGTCGGCCGCCTTGTTATAGATTTCCTCATACCGGGCATTCTCCCTTTCAGGTTTCAGCTTTACCAGTTCATTATTAAGCTGTGATGCTATATCGTCATATTTTTTTGAATAAGTATCTATATTTTTTGTCCCTATGGCTGTAATATAAATTTGAGTATAAGCATCCATTGTGAAGTTATCCCTGCTTATAAAAATAAAGGAGGATAGCTTTCCGTCACCAACTGTGGTATTCCCATAGTCATACGATAGATATAAAGGCGATTTTACAGTGCCGACGACAGTGAATTCTGTATTTTTCAGCTTTTCGTTTACGTCGCCGGCAATATCGATTTTATCGCCGATTCTATAGTTATTGCCGTCAGCTACGCATTCTCCGTCCGCTTTTGGCATCCGTCCCTTATTCAGCTTAACGGTATCGGCTGATTTTTCAATTGCATGTATCCGGATAGCTTTCCCGTGATCCATAACATCCAGGGAATAGCTCGGGGTGACCGTGCTTACATTTTTCAAAGACTTTAGCGCATTTACATCGTCATCCGTCAGACCCATCGTGCTGATTATTTGAAAATCCATTAATTTATGAGTGTCATTGTATTCACTGAGGGAAGTGGTTATATCAGGCGCACTTTCCTGTATTCCTGCAAAAAAGCCAACGCCTACCATTATAATGATAAACAGCGATATAAACCTGCCGAAAGATTTCTTGATTTTAAATAGAATATTTTTATATAGCAGCAACTTGATCACCAAACAATCTCTTCGGCTTTTTTAGGGCTGTTATTGAGAATAATGTCATTTACAGTTCCGTTTTTGATATGAATGACTTTATCTGCAATATCAGCTAAAACGGTATTGTGTGTTACGAGAATAGTTGTTGTACCCATTTCTCTGCAAGTTTTTTGCAATAGTTCGATTATCCGCTGCCCGGTTACGCTGTCGAGGGCGCCGGTAGGCTCATCGCATAACAGCAGCTTGGGATTTTTGGCGATAGCCCTTGCTATAGCAACACGCTGTTGCTCTCCCCCTGATAACTGAGCAGGGAAATTATTAATCCGGTCCGATAAGCCGACTTGGTCCAGTATCCTTTTAGGGTCAAGTGAGTCGGAGCAAATCTGGCAAGCAAGTTCCACAT
The DNA window shown above is from Clostridiales bacterium and carries:
- a CDS encoding FtsX-like permease family protein — its product is MIKLLLYKNILFKIKKSFGRFISLFIIIMVGVGFFAGIQESAPDITTSLSEYNDTHKLMDFQIISTMGLTDDDVNALKSLKNVSTVTPSYSLDVMDHGKAIRIHAIEKSADTVKLNKGRMPKADGECVADGNNYRIGDKIDIAGDVNEKLKNTEFTVVGTVKSPLYLSYDYGNTTVGDGKLSSFIFISRDNFTMDAYTQIYITAIGTKNIDTYSKKYDDIASQLNNELVKLKPERENARYEEIYNKAADEINRNEAKLNGEKAKGEKKPTDAKIELDANAAKLNNARAQLVQSEAKLRKNIDIQNAKFKDAQSQIANGRNQIDAELQKNGIAKEELGSKINELNSAIQYMKKQQSSLPADSQEYAKLSAQIDQYSASYEGLLKLQSSIDTLDTREKQLNQGIAEFNLQIADAKNKIFKGKNELEINDKKLNGGYNEYNKNLATFNAKMTDAKVKIQDAREKLSTIEKPSWIILDRDTAVAGYSDLKSGTNTVTSVARIIPLFFILIVILMTSNTMARMIEEERSELGTLTSLGFNDKGIISTYLLYVLSATVLGTITGFFAGCTIIPKIIYTCFQYILPPLIIRYNIAELLVILTAAVALMSFVTVLFCNRELKQKPAALMRPVPPKTGQSIMLEKVGFVWRRLSFTWKVTIRNIFRYKQRVLMTIIGIAGCTALILAGFGIKDSINGIAQKQYGEIFKYDDLIVLKNNVKNINGDLESLLEKEQIKDPALIKQTALTCESNIKSLDTYLVVPENEKTFYKYFNLKSTVNRTRTALDDNGVIISQKISDVYKVGKGGKINVKDADNNSYTFIVSDVAENYMQNYIYMSKNLYGKIFEKSASYNMIASDYNGNKKNVAKHLINSDLIASVNFKDDILQRAIQGNTGLNNVVVLLVCIASILAVIVLYNLTSINISERKREIATLKVLGFTDGETNEYIYREAFILTLISIGVGLILGIGLHHFVMGFIEGDTVVYFRNIKWLSFVWPSLITMAFSIIMQAVTYFKLKKIDMIESLKSVE
- a CDS encoding ABC transporter ATP-binding protein, which codes for MAFIEFENVKKEYITGDVPITAVENCSFSIEKGELVVILGPSGAGKTTVLNLLGGMDSPSGGSITVDSSEIHHYNKRKLVNYRRNDIGFVFQFYNLVGNLTALENVELACQICSDSLDPKRILDQVGLSDRINNFPAQLSGGEQQRVAIARAIAKNPKLLLCDEPTGALDSVTGQRIIELLQKTCREMGTTTILVTHNTVLADIADKVIHIKNGTVNDIILNNSPKKAEEIVW